The Candidatus Aminicenantes bacterium genomic sequence CTCCCGGGATCTCCTCCAACCGGCCGGACATTTCGCGCAGGGCCTGGGCCCAGCGCGAGGTCGAGTCGGCCAGCAGCAGGACGTGCAGGCCCATTTGCCGGTAGTACTCGGCCAGGGTGACGGCGGTATAGACCGATGCCTCGCGGGCGGCGACCGGCATGGAACTGGTGTTGCAGATGATGATGGTGCGCTCCATCAGGGTGCGGCCCGTCCTGGGGTCGGGCAGCTTGGGGAATTCCTTGAGGGTCTCGACGACCTCGCCGGCCCGTTCGCCGCAGGCGGCAATGATGACGATGTCGATCTCGGCGTTGCGGCTGATCGCCTGCTGCAGGACGGTCTTCCCGGCCCCGAATGGCCCCGGGATGCAGTAGGTGCCGCCGCGGGCGATGGGGATGAAGGTGTCGATGATGCGGATCTTGGTGACCATCGGTTCGCCGGGCCGCAGGCGTTCACGATAGCAGGTGACCGGGCGCTTGACCGGCCAGCTGAAGCTCATGCTGATCGGGACGCGGTTGCCCGTATCATCCTCGAGTTCGGCGATCGTATCTTGGATGCGGTATTCGCCTTCGGGAGCGACGCGGACGACTTTCAGGACCCCTTGCATCTGGAAGGGGACCATGATGCGGTGGCTGAAGATGCCTTCCGGAACGGTTCCCAGCGTGTCGGCGGCGCTGACCACGTAGGCGACCTCGTTCATGGACGCGTCGCCGGCGAACTCGACGGTGACCATGTTGCCGTTGACCCCCGACGTCGTCGCCGATGCCGATGCCGCGCGACATCTCGAAGATCTGCAGCTCGGCCCGGCGGCCGCGGATGCGGATGACCTCCGCCTTGAGCTTTTTCCCGGCGCTGGCCACGTAGGCGACCTCGTTCATGGAAACGTCGCCGTCCGCCTCGACGGTGACCATGTTGCCGTTGACTCCGATGACCTTTCCTTTAGTCATTTGCGTTCTCCGCAGCCATGGGGGAACCGGTGGCGCTTGTCCAAGCGGCCGCTTTATCCAGAACCTGGTTGTATTCCTTCGTGAACGACTCGCGGCCGGGTCCGGGTCGAAATTGACTTTTTCTTTCCAGCAGCAGCAGCTTCAGCCGGTAGACGATCAGGCGCCCCAAATCGAACTGGGTGTTGGTTTCGAGTTCTTCAAGGTAAGACCAGCGTTCACGGTCCAGCGCGTTTTCGGCCGCCTTGGGCGTTTCGGCGTCCAGCGCTTCCTTGACCTGGGCCGACAAGCCCGTGTAGAACGGAGCTTCTCTCAGAAACGGGTCGGGGCTGATTCCCAGCCGCTGGGCGCGCTGCATGGCCAGTTCGTTGCGCAAGGCTGTTTCCCACGCGCAATAGGCTTGCCACAGCGCATGGTCGCCGGGCAAAGGGCGGAGCTCGCCAAAGCTGATCCGTGACAGCAGGGCGAAA encodes the following:
- a CDS encoding DUF2764 family protein, encoding MTQYYYLVASLPLLFFADTPPFSSQAWLTMCREQVSQGDFALLSRISFGELRPLPGDHALWQAYCAWETALRNELAMQRAQRLGISPDPFLREAPFYTGLSAQVKEALDAETPKAAENALDRERWSYLEELETNTQFDLGRLIVYRLKLLLLERKSQFRPGPGRESFTKEYNQVLDKAAAWTSATGSPMAAENAND